Proteins found in one Oribacterium sp. oral taxon 102 genomic segment:
- a CDS encoding potassium channel family protein, with protein MKSMLLIGLGDFGHHLCRHLVEMKNEVLIMDKNEDALEDLAEIASGRLIADCCSKSALQQVGVQNFDMCFVCIGSDFKSNLIIVSTLKELGARYVVTETDDEMLEKLLLHNGADEIIHPNKDSAMRAAVKYSSEHIYDYVRLKAGYSIYEITPLREWIGKSILSSRIRERYNTYIIGIVSEKDHTDIIPSPQTVIQASDRLMVLAHEDTMKTLLKRMEP; from the coding sequence ATGAAATCAATGCTTTTAATCGGGCTCGGTGACTTCGGGCATCACCTCTGCCGACATCTCGTCGAAATGAAGAATGAAGTCCTGATTATGGACAAGAATGAGGACGCGCTGGAGGATCTCGCAGAGATCGCGAGCGGAAGACTGATCGCGGACTGCTGCTCGAAGTCCGCTCTGCAGCAGGTCGGCGTCCAGAACTTCGATATGTGCTTCGTCTGCATCGGCTCCGACTTCAAGAGCAATCTGATCATCGTCAGCACCTTAAAGGAGCTGGGCGCCCGCTATGTCGTGACCGAGACGGACGACGAAATGCTGGAGAAACTCCTCCTGCACAACGGGGCGGACGAAATCATCCATCCGAACAAGGATTCTGCGATGCGTGCCGCCGTGAAATACAGCAGCGAGCATATCTACGACTATGTCCGGCTGAAAGCGGGCTACTCCATCTATGAAATCACGCCTCTCCGGGAATGGATAGGAAAGAGCATTCTGAGCTCCCGTATCAGGGAACGCTACAATACCTATATTATCGGTATCGTTTCCGAGAAGGATCACACCGACATTATCCCCTCTCCACAGACTGTCATACAGGCGAGCGACCGGCTGATGGTACTGGCGCATGAGGATACGATGAAGACACTTCTGAAAAGAATGGAGCCATAG
- a CDS encoding nicotinate phosphoribosyltransferase, with product MTQFDTRNLSMMMDLYEMTMANGYFAEQGAEDFVTFDVFYRRNPDGGGFAVFAGLQQVLEYLENLRFTEEDIAYLRSLRLYREDFLRWLSGFRFRGNVTALREGMIMYPNEPILTVNAPLIDAQLVETAILTEINHQSLIATKAQRIVRAAEGRAVSDFGARRAHNVDAAVYGARAAYIGGVDSTATVLAGQRFGIPLSGTMAHSWVMYHDEEYTAFRRFAERYPDNSVLLVDTYNVLESGVPNAIRTAREVLQPMGKRLKGIRLDSGDLAYLSKEARRMLDRAGLPDCKIVASNSLDEFTIRSILSQGGCIDAFGVGERLITAKSDPVFGAVYKLVAVNKDRASRPAIKVSETFEKITNPGRKRLWRVYDEEGYSVADLITLAEETPDFSREYPYIDPEKPWKKRSFSNHTIRELQETVMLDGKCVKPSPSLEEIRAYVREQLAHEVWQEEQRFENPHRHFLDMSPAYYKMKMDLLRQTQEKLLERE from the coding sequence GTGACACAGTTTGATACGCGAAACCTATCCATGATGATGGATCTATATGAAATGACGATGGCGAACGGCTACTTCGCCGAGCAGGGAGCGGAGGATTTCGTCACCTTCGATGTGTTTTACCGCAGGAATCCGGACGGCGGCGGCTTCGCTGTCTTCGCCGGACTGCAGCAGGTATTGGAATATCTGGAAAATCTGCGCTTTACAGAAGAGGACATCGCCTATCTGCGCTCACTGCGGCTCTACCGGGAGGATTTTCTCCGCTGGCTGTCGGGCTTTCGTTTTCGGGGAAATGTGACGGCGCTTCGGGAGGGGATGATCATGTATCCCAACGAGCCGATCCTGACGGTCAATGCGCCGCTGATTGATGCGCAGCTGGTGGAGACGGCGATTCTTACAGAGATAAACCATCAGTCTTTGATCGCCACGAAGGCACAGCGGATCGTGCGCGCGGCAGAGGGGCGCGCTGTATCCGATTTCGGTGCGCGGCGGGCGCACAATGTCGATGCGGCAGTCTACGGGGCGAGAGCTGCCTATATCGGCGGTGTGGACAGTACCGCCACCGTCCTTGCGGGACAGCGCTTCGGCATTCCCCTCAGCGGAACGATGGCGCACAGCTGGGTTATGTACCATGATGAAGAGTATACGGCGTTCCGCCGCTTCGCGGAGCGATATCCGGACAATTCGGTGCTTCTGGTAGACACCTACAATGTGCTGGAATCCGGCGTTCCCAACGCCATCCGGACAGCAAGGGAGGTTCTGCAGCCCATGGGGAAGCGTCTGAAGGGCATCCGTCTGGATTCCGGCGACCTCGCCTATCTCTCGAAGGAGGCACGGCGGATGCTGGATCGGGCGGGGCTTCCCGACTGTAAGATCGTGGCATCCAACAGTCTGGATGAGTTTACGATCCGCTCCATTCTTTCGCAGGGCGGCTGTATCGATGCCTTCGGCGTGGGCGAGCGGCTCATCACGGCGAAGAGCGATCCCGTTTTCGGCGCGGTTTATAAGCTGGTGGCGGTCAATAAGGACAGAGCCAGCCGCCCGGCGATCAAGGTCTCCGAGACCTTCGAGAAGATCACCAATCCGGGACGGAAGCGCCTCTGGCGCGTCTATGATGAAGAGGGCTATTCCGTTGCCGATCTCATCACCCTCGCGGAGGAAACGCCGGATTTCAGCCGGGAATACCCGTATATTGATCCGGAAAAGCCATGGAAGAAGCGCTCCTTCTCGAATCATACGATCCGGGAGCTGCAGGAAACGGTCATGCTGGACGGGAAATGCGTAAAGCCTTCTCCTTCTTTAGAGGAGATCCGCGCCTATGTCAGAGAGCAGCTGGCGCATGAGGTATGGCAGGAGGAGCAGCGCTTTGAGAACCCGCATCGTCATTTCCTCGACATGAGTCCCGCATACTATAAAATGAAGATGGATCTGCTGCGGCAGACGCAGGAAAAGCTGCTCGAGAGGGAGTAG
- a CDS encoding class I SAM-dependent RNA methyltransferase produces MALCENAGRCGGCFYQEIPYEEQLKMKETEVYELLRPAIEGDFCFEPIIPSPLEYAYRNKMEFSFGDQQRDGPLTLGLHQKKSFFNILNADDCRIAHPDFGKILRVTREYFTRLGIGYFHKKSHIGYLRHLLIRRAVKTGEILIDLVSSTQTVEFVADGLWDRICAGEEAMRKAGRGLREEMLEALLEENILKGYVERLRRLEEEGELAGRIVGILHTRNDSPADAIRDDGTEILYGEGFFYEELLGLRFKISPFSFFQTNTLGAEKLYDKVREYAGTEFEKKPVIYDLYSGTGTITQLMSAVAERAIGVEIVEEAVLAARENAERNGIANCSFLVGDVLKVIQEGGQLLRADGTAEDAPRPDLIILDPPRDGIHPKALKRILDYGADTLIYIACKPKSLARDLLPMQAAGYRVKKVCCVDMFPQTNNVEAVALLSHEAPNSHINVKIG; encoded by the coding sequence TGCGGCGGCTGCTTCTATCAGGAGATTCCGTATGAGGAGCAGCTGAAGATGAAGGAGACGGAGGTATATGAGCTGCTCCGTCCGGCAATCGAGGGAGATTTCTGCTTCGAGCCGATCATTCCGTCCCCGCTGGAATACGCATATCGCAACAAGATGGAATTTTCCTTCGGCGACCAGCAGAGGGACGGACCGCTGACATTGGGGCTGCATCAGAAAAAGAGCTTTTTCAACATTCTGAATGCGGACGACTGCCGGATCGCGCATCCGGACTTCGGCAAGATTCTGAGGGTGACGAGGGAGTATTTCACACGGCTTGGAATCGGTTATTTTCATAAGAAGAGCCATATCGGCTACCTTCGGCATCTGCTGATCCGGCGTGCGGTGAAGACCGGAGAGATCCTCATAGACCTCGTAAGCTCGACGCAGACCGTAGAGTTCGTGGCAGACGGGCTCTGGGATCGAATCTGCGCCGGAGAGGAAGCGATGCGAAAGGCGGGCAGAGGACTGCGGGAGGAGATGCTGGAGGCGCTGCTGGAGGAGAATATCCTGAAGGGCTACGTGGAGAGGCTGCGTCGTCTGGAAGAGGAAGGAGAGCTTGCAGGGCGGATCGTCGGCATCCTCCATACGAGAAACGATTCTCCGGCGGATGCCATCAGAGACGACGGCACAGAGATTCTTTATGGCGAGGGCTTCTTTTATGAGGAGCTGCTGGGACTCAGGTTCAAGATCAGCCCCTTCTCCTTTTTCCAGACCAATACGCTGGGCGCAGAGAAGCTCTACGACAAGGTACGGGAGTATGCGGGGACAGAGTTTGAGAAAAAACCTGTCATTTACGACCTGTATTCTGGTACCGGGACGATCACGCAGCTGATGAGCGCAGTCGCGGAGCGGGCGATTGGCGTAGAAATCGTCGAGGAGGCAGTTCTCGCGGCGCGCGAGAATGCCGAGAGAAACGGCATTGCGAATTGCTCTTTCCTTGTCGGAGACGTGCTGAAGGTTATTCAGGAGGGAGGACAGCTCCTCCGGGCGGACGGCACAGCGGAGGATGCGCCGCGTCCGGATCTTATCATACTGGATCCGCCGCGGGACGGCATTCATCCGAAGGCGTTGAAGCGGATTCTGGATTACGGAGCGGATACTCTGATTTATATTGCCTGCAAGCCGAAGAGTCTGGCGCGTGACCTCCTCCCGATGCAGGCGGCAGGCTATCGTGTGAAGAAGGTCTGCTGTGTGGATATGTTTCCCCAGACCAATAATGTGGAGGCGGTAGCGCTGCTTTCCCACGAGGCTCCGAACAGCCATATCAATGTAAAAATCGGGTGA
- a CDS encoding GGDEF domain-containing response regulator, translated as MNTERETILIVDDSRLQRSVFRKMLQPRFRVLEAESGEECIQILRERGNQVHAVLLDLVMPGMDGFQVLEQRRELDFFMNIPVIILTSGNSKAMQIRAFELGANDFLNKPGEEAIVLSRLQNVLESGRRFRALVEQRNQMRYRAELDEMTGLLNKMTARQLIQKHLESMPEESVALFIVDIDNFKAINDIHGHEMGDHTIRIMANILSSCFRKSDIVGRLGGDEFCVLMKNIPSRQEVRRRAEKLLQMIRKHENQTLPENITISIGISYSSPECRLEELLSEADQALYLSKKAGKDCYTEYGCGCCQDGSIQCRSRALLLSRTRSVISTLHYSCSSYYKLSVVETVAELETQLREDPEGVSRIFLDVSAEEGDGLQVWSAVTGKEWAKRQPLVAICREGDIPQLRTALDTGLIADLYFAPVNDQFVDRRLRGYMKEKAQQVML; from the coding sequence ATGAATACCGAGCGGGAAACGATTCTGATAGTAGACGATTCCAGACTGCAGCGGAGTGTGTTCCGGAAGATGCTGCAGCCGAGATTTCGGGTATTGGAGGCGGAGAGCGGGGAAGAGTGCATTCAGATCCTGCGGGAGCGGGGGAATCAGGTGCACGCGGTGCTGCTGGATCTCGTCATGCCGGGGATGGACGGCTTTCAGGTGCTGGAGCAGCGGCGGGAGCTGGACTTCTTCATGAATATCCCGGTCATTATCCTGACCTCCGGGAATTCGAAGGCAATGCAGATCAGAGCCTTCGAGCTGGGCGCGAATGATTTTTTGAACAAGCCCGGAGAGGAAGCGATCGTGCTTTCCAGACTGCAGAATGTACTGGAGTCCGGACGCCGCTTCCGTGCGCTCGTGGAGCAGAGGAACCAGATGCGATACAGGGCGGAGCTGGACGAGATGACGGGGCTGCTCAATAAAATGACGGCGCGGCAGCTCATACAGAAGCACCTGGAGAGCATGCCGGAGGAGAGCGTCGCCCTTTTTATCGTGGATATCGACAATTTCAAGGCGATAAACGACATTCACGGTCATGAGATGGGGGATCATACGATCAGGATCATGGCGAATATCCTCTCCTCCTGCTTCCGGAAGTCCGACATCGTCGGCAGACTCGGCGGCGACGAGTTCTGTGTGCTGATGAAGAACATTCCCTCGAGGCAGGAGGTGCGTCGGAGAGCGGAGAAGCTGCTGCAGATGATCCGGAAGCATGAGAATCAGACGCTGCCGGAGAATATCACGATCAGCATCGGGATCTCCTATTCCTCGCCGGAATGCCGACTGGAGGAGCTTCTCTCCGAGGCGGATCAGGCGTTGTATCTCTCGAAAAAGGCGGGAAAGGACTGCTATACGGAGTATGGCTGCGGCTGCTGTCAGGATGGGAGCATCCAATGCAGGAGCAGGGCGCTGCTGCTTTCGAGAACCCGCTCTGTCATCAGCACTCTGCATTACAGCTGCTCTTCCTATTATAAGCTGAGTGTAGTGGAGACCGTGGCAGAGCTGGAGACACAGCTCCGGGAAGATCCGGAGGGGGTGTCCCGCATTTTTCTGGATGTTTCTGCGGAGGAGGGGGACGGGCTTCAGGTCTGGAGCGCAGTCACCGGCAAGGAATGGGCGAAGCGGCAGCCGCTCGTCGCGATCTGTCGGGAGGGGGATATTCCTCAGCTCCGCACTGCGCTGGATACCGGGCTGATCGCAGATCTCTATTTTGCGCCAGTGAACGACCAGTTCGTGGACCGGAGACTCAGGGGCTATATGAAGGAAAAGGCGCAGCAAGTCATGCTGTGA